In one window of Tenacibaculum mesophilum DNA:
- a CDS encoding YgiQ family radical SAM protein, with the protein MRIRRLSDWLPTTKKEVKLRGWDELDVILFSGDAYVDHPSFGPAVIGRILESYGLRVAIVPQPSVHDNLQDFEKLGTPRLFFAVTGGCMDPMVSNYTASKRRRDKDAYTPNGDKGFRPDYATSVYSKILKEKFPDVPVLIGGIEASLRRVTHYDYWSDKLLPTILETSKADMLVYGMGEQPLREIVELLQKGVPFSSLKTIKQTAVLLEENEKTPKNKNWDDVEISSHETCLKDKKAYASNFKVIEQESNKLYARRIFQKVGNKKLMINPPFPTMTEEEIDASFDLPFTRLPHPKYNKRGPIPAFEMIKFSINIHRGCFGGCSFCTISAHQGKFIASRSQESVLKEVDQVAQMDDFKGYLSDIGGPSANMYKMKGKVQSICDKCVAPSCISPVICSNLDTSHKPLTELYQAVDAHPKVKKSFIGSGIRHDMLVPEFNKNADPKELDAYTEEVMTKHVSGRLKVAPEHTSDPVLKLMRKPSFKYFHLFKDRFDRINIKKKLKLQLIPYFISSHPACEAEDMANLAAETKDMGFQLEQVQGFTPTPMTVATVIYYSGYHPYTLKEVKTPKTKKEKEDQHKFFFWYKKENKQWIKDTLNKVGRTDLLKKLLPEDTSWRKNKAGKAKNTFDDTVTYKPSKPSRRKNKGFKKKRR; encoded by the coding sequence ATGAGAATTAGACGACTTTCAGATTGGTTACCGACTACGAAAAAGGAGGTGAAGTTAAGAGGATGGGATGAATTAGACGTAATCCTATTCAGTGGAGATGCATATGTAGATCATCCATCATTTGGTCCTGCAGTAATTGGACGTATTTTAGAGAGTTACGGCTTGCGTGTGGCAATTGTTCCGCAACCAAGTGTACATGACAATTTGCAAGATTTTGAGAAGCTAGGAACTCCAAGATTATTCTTTGCAGTAACAGGTGGTTGTATGGATCCAATGGTTAGTAATTACACGGCTAGTAAACGCCGTCGTGATAAAGATGCTTATACTCCTAATGGAGATAAAGGGTTTAGACCTGATTATGCAACTTCAGTATATTCTAAAATTTTAAAGGAAAAGTTTCCAGATGTTCCTGTATTAATTGGAGGAATTGAGGCTTCGTTACGTCGTGTTACGCATTACGATTATTGGTCCGATAAATTACTACCAACGATTTTAGAAACCTCTAAAGCCGATATGTTAGTATACGGAATGGGAGAACAGCCACTAAGAGAAATTGTTGAGTTGTTGCAAAAGGGTGTGCCGTTTTCGAGTTTAAAAACGATTAAGCAGACAGCAGTTTTGTTAGAAGAGAATGAAAAGACTCCTAAAAACAAGAACTGGGATGATGTAGAAATTAGTTCGCATGAAACTTGTTTGAAGGATAAGAAAGCCTATGCTTCTAATTTTAAAGTGATAGAGCAGGAGTCAAATAAACTATATGCACGTCGTATTTTTCAAAAGGTTGGGAATAAAAAGTTGATGATTAATCCGCCGTTTCCAACAATGACAGAGGAAGAAATTGATGCTTCGTTTGATTTGCCTTTTACACGATTACCGCATCCAAAGTATAACAAACGCGGACCTATTCCTGCGTTTGAAATGATTAAGTTTTCCATAAATATTCACCGTGGATGTTTTGGAGGGTGTAGTTTTTGTACTATTTCAGCACACCAAGGAAAGTTTATTGCGAGTAGAAGTCAGGAATCTGTTTTAAAAGAAGTAGATCAAGTTGCTCAAATGGATGATTTCAAAGGGTACTTATCTGATATTGGTGGGCCTTCTGCGAATATGTATAAAATGAAAGGTAAAGTACAATCGATTTGCGACAAATGTGTTGCTCCGTCGTGTATTTCACCCGTAATTTGTAGTAATTTAGATACCTCACACAAACCATTAACTGAATTATATCAAGCTGTTGATGCACATCCGAAGGTGAAAAAATCATTTATTGGTAGTGGTATTCGACACGATATGTTAGTGCCTGAGTTCAATAAAAATGCGGACCCTAAAGAGTTAGATGCCTATACAGAAGAGGTGATGACAAAACACGTTTCTGGGCGATTAAAAGTAGCACCAGAACACACTTCTGATCCCGTACTAAAGTTAATGCGTAAACCGTCGTTTAAGTATTTTCATTTATTTAAAGATAGGTTTGATCGTATTAATATTAAAAAGAAATTAAAACTTCAATTAATACCGTATTTCATTTCGAGTCACCCAGCTTGTGAGGCAGAAGACATGGCAAACTTAGCTGCGGAGACTAAAGATATGGGGTTTCAGCTAGAACAGGTACAAGGCTTTACGCCAACACCTATGACGGTAGCTACGGTAATTTATTACAGTGGATATCATCCGTATACTTTAAAAGAGGTGAAAACTCCGAAAACAAAAAAGGAGAAGGAAGATCAGCATAAGTTTTTCTTTTGGTATAAAAAGGAAAATAAGCAATGGATTAAAGATACGTTAAACAAAGTTGGACGTACTGATTTATTGAAAAAGTTACTTCCAGAAGACACTTCTTGGCGAAAAAATAAAGCAGGAAAAGCTAAAAACACCTTTGATGATACTGTGACGTATAAACCATCAAAGCCTTCTAGAAGAAAGAATAAAGGTTTT